A DNA window from Vibrio cidicii contains the following coding sequences:
- a CDS encoding DUF6701 domain-containing protein — MRLQDVVGNTGAQIKVPLKVEHWDGSRFVTNKDDSSSFFDSALYCKQSVWHSDSQASSNASLAGSGSVLLGESDLVFAQQSVTDINGRIREQVRFWLRLSNTILQKLETDNDIQCIGSGNQPWLRYNWRDKGDEDPSAVVTFGINRGNDRIIYKGESGMTGQ; from the coding sequence ATGCGCCTCCAAGATGTCGTTGGTAATACAGGGGCTCAGATAAAAGTACCGCTAAAAGTCGAACACTGGGATGGCAGTAGATTTGTGACCAACAAAGATGATTCAAGTAGCTTTTTTGATAGTGCCTTGTATTGCAAACAATCGGTTTGGCATAGTGATTCTCAAGCGAGTAGCAATGCATCGCTAGCGGGAAGTGGGAGTGTCTTACTTGGTGAATCTGATCTGGTTTTTGCTCAGCAGTCTGTAACAGACATCAATGGTAGAATTCGCGAACAAGTCCGCTTTTGGTTACGTCTCAGCAATACGATCTTGCAAAAACTGGAAACAGACAACGATATTCAATGTATTGGAAGTGGTAACCAGCCTTGGTTGCGTTACAACTGGCGTGATAAGGGGGACGAAGATCCCTCAGCAGTGGTCACTTTTGGAATTAACCGTGGAAATGACCGAATTATTTATAAAGGTGAATCGGGAATGACCGGGCAGTAA
- a CDS encoding DUF6701 domain-containing protein yields MDRSEVSVNEDLANSEQVAFVAGLGEGFVNGRKFWLGQGSTLDTLNINDDLIKPITEGCTQISNFPVSGFTKVPTLLAAKRTRNGNNGGWLRRCSVSKTGVALINEEDMARDFERAHVVEPYSYFLFDKPPTSAVCSLFPSPAQTWIGNYNANIRIDNNASISGAPISNGKRYIGFQLNDIEGNNTQAGCDGSQCFGDIGLQVQKQQLETFQAPNSGLENVSLWQTDREFSNNEAIGSLSVGRGTATFRTGTYWIERIDLNNGGKLIVPEGENVVIHAKRINLSQGTILGESQNAQLIVFVHDLNNANVDFNNDSQFIGLLYSEVLVRLSNLATIRGALTAKSVMMSNQSQIIATDNQCFQPSDDYQVTMTPPTDLALMCGNDKPEFSIITTNNDVVESLGVNVTLSPNASNFTVSVANNKGSGFYPNFTSNSNGELDLQIAVNDISQVDLTQPYTLTVVMDDDSGKSVSSRFKYVPFKFEAYDPATNLTLPSVDVIAGKAETVHTRILACDDAGVKQVASNYSGSPSVTHVVVLPSGGLDGNLSYSPSFSSGISSDSLSITESGSFTVTLRDSFECAGFLGCPADNTKEVTGSFVVNSRPWTFAICSGETPALTMDGTSSSGTKFKLASERFNLHVKPIVWQSGGAVSGEIETSSYCNAAITQNFFASNAPSAVVEMSSALHSPMGGSTSVLLQGDNGLSKVHDSGSGTNQHYDFTQLYWDEVGSLKVMADAQANYLGMDINLGYRNIGRFVPEKLVLASNSWTYVTGHLGFAYMNQPIEHAFSVEAQNISDQVTQNYGLFDSAYVSTVSYFNVDNAHNEILDRVKDYSTLTWQQPAWSLGNLNVTLSGFEFAKKGISSTPYTTEPDGPFTQGFGLLASNVVDDVDFENTDLQVKSGGVIERNWQSVYQSARFSLRSHAPPRCRW; encoded by the coding sequence TTGGACCGTTCAGAAGTCTCTGTAAACGAAGATTTGGCGAATAGCGAACAAGTCGCGTTTGTTGCAGGTTTAGGAGAGGGGTTTGTGAACGGGCGCAAGTTTTGGCTTGGTCAAGGTTCGACGTTGGATACGTTAAATATCAATGATGATCTAATTAAACCTATTACGGAAGGCTGTACGCAGATCAGTAATTTTCCCGTTTCTGGTTTTACAAAAGTGCCGACACTCTTGGCAGCAAAGAGAACTCGAAATGGTAATAACGGTGGCTGGTTAAGGCGTTGTTCTGTTTCCAAAACCGGAGTGGCGTTGATAAATGAAGAGGATATGGCGAGAGATTTTGAACGTGCTCATGTTGTGGAGCCTTATTCTTACTTTCTTTTTGATAAGCCTCCAACGAGTGCGGTGTGTTCGCTTTTCCCTTCCCCTGCTCAGACATGGATAGGCAATTACAATGCAAACATCCGTATAGACAATAATGCCAGTATCTCTGGTGCGCCAATTTCCAACGGCAAACGATATATTGGATTTCAACTCAATGATATTGAAGGGAATAATACTCAAGCGGGCTGTGATGGCAGTCAGTGTTTTGGGGATATCGGTCTACAAGTGCAAAAGCAACAGCTTGAAACGTTTCAGGCCCCAAATTCTGGGCTTGAGAATGTCTCTCTTTGGCAAACGGATAGAGAGTTTTCAAATAATGAAGCTATTGGAAGTCTGAGCGTCGGCAGAGGAACAGCAACATTTAGAACGGGCACTTACTGGATTGAGAGAATTGACTTGAATAATGGAGGGAAACTTATTGTTCCTGAAGGTGAGAATGTTGTTATTCATGCGAAACGAATCAATTTAAGTCAGGGTACTATTCTAGGAGAAAGTCAAAATGCGCAGTTAATTGTTTTTGTTCATGACTTGAATAATGCAAATGTTGACTTTAATAATGATTCTCAATTTATAGGGCTTCTTTACAGCGAAGTGCTGGTGCGATTGAGCAATCTCGCAACAATCCGAGGAGCGCTAACAGCAAAGTCAGTGATGATGAGTAATCAATCCCAAATCATTGCTACTGATAACCAGTGTTTTCAGCCTTCCGATGATTACCAAGTGACCATGACTCCACCGACGGATCTGGCACTCATGTGTGGTAATGATAAACCTGAGTTTTCGATTATCACCACCAACAATGATGTTGTTGAAAGTCTGGGCGTTAATGTCACGCTTTCGCCTAACGCGAGCAATTTCACTGTCAGCGTGGCCAATAACAAAGGGAGTGGGTTTTATCCTAATTTTACCTCTAACAGCAATGGCGAATTAGATCTGCAAATTGCGGTTAACGACATTAGCCAAGTCGATTTGACCCAGCCTTACACTCTAACGGTTGTGATGGATGATGATAGTGGCAAGTCAGTAAGCAGTCGCTTCAAATATGTGCCGTTTAAGTTTGAGGCTTATGATCCTGCCACCAATCTGACGTTGCCATCTGTCGATGTCATTGCAGGCAAAGCCGAGACGGTCCATACGCGAATTTTGGCCTGTGATGATGCGGGTGTGAAGCAAGTGGCAAGCAATTATTCGGGCTCACCCAGTGTTACGCATGTGGTTGTTCTCCCCAGTGGCGGATTGGATGGCAACTTGAGTTATTCCCCTTCGTTTTCATCTGGCATCTCGTCTGATAGTTTGTCCATTACTGAGTCAGGTAGCTTTACGGTAACCTTGAGAGACAGTTTTGAGTGTGCGGGTTTTCTAGGATGCCCCGCCGATAATACAAAAGAAGTGACGGGCAGTTTCGTTGTGAACTCTCGCCCGTGGACGTTTGCTATCTGCAGTGGTGAAACGCCTGCGTTGACCATGGATGGCACTTCATCCTCGGGGACTAAATTCAAACTTGCCTCTGAGCGGTTTAACCTTCACGTAAAACCGATTGTTTGGCAGAGCGGTGGTGCTGTCTCAGGAGAGATTGAAACCAGCAGCTACTGTAATGCAGCGATTACCCAAAACTTCTTTGCCAGTAATGCGCCCAGTGCGGTCGTTGAGATGAGCAGTGCCTTGCACTCCCCAATGGGAGGGAGCACAAGTGTGTTACTTCAAGGAGACAATGGACTGAGCAAAGTTCACGACAGTGGCAGCGGCACAAATCAACACTATGATTTCACTCAGCTCTATTGGGATGAAGTGGGCAGCTTGAAAGTCATGGCGGACGCACAGGCCAATTATCTGGGAATGGATATTAACTTGGGCTACCGTAATATCGGCCGTTTTGTGCCTGAGAAATTGGTGTTAGCCAGCAATAGTTGGACGTATGTGACCGGACATTTGGGATTCGCGTACATGAACCAACCCATTGAACATGCTTTTAGTGTTGAGGCGCAAAATATCTCGGATCAAGTAACACAGAATTATGGCTTGTTCGATTCAGCGTATGTCTCCACCGTCTCTTATTTCAATGTGGATAACGCGCACAACGAAATCCTTGACCGGGTGAAGGATTACTCAACATTGACTTGGCAACAACCCGCTTGGTCTTTAGGAAACTTAAATGTCACCTTATCTGGTTTTGAGTTCGCTAAAAAAGGGATTTCGTCTACACCCTACACTACAGAGCCTGATGGGCCTTTTACACAAGGCTTTGGGTTGTTGGCAAGCAATGTGGTCGATGACGTTGATTTCGAAAACACAGATTTGCAAGTGAAAAGTGGTGGCGTAATAGAGAGAAACTGGCAAAGCGTTTACCAATCAGCCAGATTTTCGCTACGGTCGCATGCGCCTCCAAGATGTCGTTGGTAA